In the Desulfobulbaceae bacterium genome, TAATGGCAGTTGTGGCCTTTGATAATGGGATGGCAATCATGATGTTCGGTCTGTTTTCGGCCTTGGCACATCAGCTCACTGCTGTTGAGGGTGGCTCCGTTTTTACGGCAATCTCAGCAAGTATGCTTGAGATTGCCGGTGCGCTGTTGATGGGGGCTGTTACAGGCTTACTTATTGATTTTGTTAATAACCGGCTCCGTTCAAAGAATGAGATGCTTACTGTTGGCCTCGCCCTGCTTCTTCTGTGCGGGGAGGGTGCGCGTATGCTCAATCTCTCCCCGCTTCTGGCGGGCATGGCTGCCGGGTTTGCAATTGTTAATCGGGATCACCGCGATCTGCGTCTTTTTAGAGCACTTAATGCCTTTGAACCGCCTGTCTATGTTCTTTTTTTTACTCTGGCAGGTGTTCACCTTGATTTGAGCGCCCTGGCGATCGCGGGTTGGCTAGGTTTGGGCTATTTTGTTTTTCGCTTTCTGGGAAAAACTATTGGAGCTGGAGCCGGCGCCAAGATATCGTCGGCGCCTAAAGTGGTCTGTAGTTACCTGGGGATGGCTTTAACACCACAAGCTGGAGTCGCCATTGGTCTTATCTTTCTGCTAAAAGATGATGTCGGCCTTTTTAGTTTTTCACAAGTTATTACACCTGTGGTGCTTACAGGTGTAATTCTCTCCGAACTGACCGGGCCCATTTTTGCCAGATATGCTGTGAAAAAGGCTGGAGAGGCCTTTGACGGGCCAACGGAGTCGGTACGATCTCAATCTCTATTGCGTGATGTCGATGGTGATGGCACGAAGGCAACTACCCTGGATGGAGTTCCGATGGTCCCCTGGCTTTGGGAACGATTTCAGCGGCCGACGCGCCCGGATGGCGTTGTGGTTTTTGGGGCCAACCATCTTGCTACGACTGCAGCATTGGCAAGAATGGCTGCGATCTTTGCCCATGATTATGGGGCCTTTCCTCTGGCAGCAAGAATTCTTCTTCCGGGTCAAACCTTTAGTCCAGAACAAAAAGAGGTCGAGATTTCGCTTACTGAAGTTGCTCGGGCAGAGGTGCATAGTATGGGGTCAGAACTATACACAGTGACCCAGAAAAGCGAAAACGCGGCCAAGGGTATTCTCCAAATTGCTAAGGATACCAATGCCCGGGCCATTGTTCTCGGGCACTCTATTCGATTAACGCCAAATGAGTTTCATCGGGTTCTCGGGGCGGTCGTCGAAGAGGCGCCATGTCCGACGATTATAATTAAATTTAGCGGCATTCTGCACACCGAGCGGATTATTGTTCCCATAGTCAATATGCGAGAACTCCATCTACTTCGAAATCCGGTACGGGCTCTCGCTACTGTCGGCCACCATCATATCAGCTTTCTGAGACTTATGCCGTCCTATGAGAAGGCAGAAACAGTTATCAAGGCTGAAAAACGTCTGTTGCGCTGGGCTGAGATGGAAGGTCTTGCGGCTATCAGTAGTTGCGAAGCCATTGCCACAGATGCACGGCAGGAAACTATAATAGAAAAAACGCAAGGCCACGATCTGGTAATTATGGCCGGACCTCGATTACAAAAATTTCGACGCCTCTTTTTTGGCTCTTTAGCGGGGGGTGGCTCAGAGTTGTCCGATCACTCTGATTACCGTCTATCCACCTGGGGAAGAATGAGTGATTGATATAAATAAAGTACTCGATGTGCTGGAAAAAGAAGTCGCCAACTACAAGGTACCTGTTGTTGATCTCATAGCCGTTCAAACCAGAGATCCATTCAAGGTTTTAGTGGCCACGATCCTCTCGGCCCGGACTAAGGACGAGACAACCGCGGAGGCAGCAGAACGTCTTTTTGAAAAGGCCCCGGATGTAAAACAACTGGCGGGCTTGTCTGAGCAGGAGATCAGTAAACTAATCTATCCGGTTGGTTTTTATAAAAACAAGGCTGGCTATCTTGCCTCGCTGCCAGCGGCACTTGAGGCGTTTGGCGGTGTCGTTCCCGATGAGATTGACTTGCTTGTTAAACTCCCCGGAGTTGGTCGAAAAACGGCAAATCTGGTGAGGGCAGTGGTCTTTAAAAAGCCGGCGATCTGTGTCGATACACATGTGCACCGGATTATGAATATCTGGGGCTATGTAACTACCAGAACGCCACTGGAAACGGAAATGGTGCTCCGTGCCAAACTGCCGGAAAGGCATTGGCTGACGGTTAACTCCACTCTGGTGGCTTTTGGCCAGGGAACGTGCAGGCCGGTAGGGCCTCATTGTGACCGCTGCGTCATCAGCGCTGACTGCCCTCAAATTGGCGTCACGCCCAGGCGTTTGAGCAAAAATGCCAAGAGGAGCACGGCGGGTAAGACGTTTATCTCATGGAATGTAAATGGTATCCGGGCGGTGGAGAAAAAGGGATTTGTTGATATTGTTAAAGAGTCCTCGGCAGACATTTTTGCGATTCAGGAAACTAAGGCTCAACCGGAACAGCTTTCCGAGGCACTCCTGAAAATTGACGGCTATCACTCATTTTGGTTTTCAGCACAAAAAAAAGGGTATTCCAGTGTTGCTATCTATACCAGGCAGGAGCCTGAAAATGTATTGTATGGCCTTGGTGATGAACTTTATGATCATGAGGGCAGGGTGCTGACTGCGGAGTACAGTGATTTTTTTCTAGTCAATGCCTATTTTCCAAACTCCCAGCACGGCTTGGCGCGCCTGGATTATAAGTTGGGTTTTAATGCCGCCCTGCAAAGCTTTGCAGCAAAGCTTGCCAAAAAGAAATCCGTGGTTGTCTGTGGTGATTTCAATGTTGCCCATACGGAGATAGATTTGGCAAATCCAAAATCAAATGAGCAAAATCCAGGCTTTACACCACAGGAGAGGGCCTGGATGGATACCTTTATCGATTCAGGATTTGCAGATACCTTCAGAAAGTTCGATCAGGGGCCGGATAACTATACCTGGTGGAGTTATCGGTTTAATGCACGGGAAAGGAATATTGGTTGGCGTATTGATTACTTTTGTGTTGATTCGAAAAGTGAAAAACGCGTGGTTGATGCAGTTATCTTAAAAGAGCAGATGGGTTCAGACCATTGTCCGGTTTCAATCAGTTTTGTTTAGTGGATTAGGTCCTTGTGGGATGATGGAATAATTACAAGGGTATAATTTTTTAACGGAGAGCAGCTATGAGTCAGCAGTATTTGCCGCAAACAAACGGCAAGGTTATGTTCCGCATTGTTGTCTGTATCGCAATTCTGTTGGTGGGATTTATTGGCATGACCTTGCTCTCAAAGATGAAACAGCCGCCGGCCGAAATTGTTGTTAAAGAACGTACCCTGCA is a window encoding:
- a CDS encoding cation:proton antiporter codes for the protein MENITLALALLLGFGFVVAKVGQFFKLPSVTGYICAGLILGPSGINFLSAESIGQQLGHFTQLALMMISFGIGEHLELKRLRTSARSVCFIGVLEVLGAFTAVCVGTFLVAKFSGIGLASWTTVDLAVLSILLGAISVATAPATTMHVMTELRASGPLTTTLMAVVAFDNGMAIMMFGLFSALAHQLTAVEGGSVFTAISASMLEIAGALLMGAVTGLLIDFVNNRLRSKNEMLTVGLALLLLCGEGARMLNLSPLLAGMAAGFAIVNRDHRDLRLFRALNAFEPPVYVLFFTLAGVHLDLSALAIAGWLGLGYFVFRFLGKTIGAGAGAKISSAPKVVCSYLGMALTPQAGVAIGLIFLLKDDVGLFSFSQVITPVVLTGVILSELTGPIFARYAVKKAGEAFDGPTESVRSQSLLRDVDGDGTKATTLDGVPMVPWLWERFQRPTRPDGVVVFGANHLATTAALARMAAIFAHDYGAFPLAARILLPGQTFSPEQKEVEISLTEVARAEVHSMGSELYTVTQKSENAAKGILQIAKDTNARAIVLGHSIRLTPNEFHRVLGAVVEEAPCPTIIIKFSGILHTERIIVPIVNMRELHLLRNPVRALATVGHHHISFLRLMPSYEKAETVIKAEKRLLRWAEMEGLAAISSCEAIATDARQETIIEKTQGHDLVIMAGPRLQKFRRLFFGSLAGGGSELSDHSDYRLSTWGRMSD
- the xth gene encoding exodeoxyribonuclease III → MDINKVLDVLEKEVANYKVPVVDLIAVQTRDPFKVLVATILSARTKDETTAEAAERLFEKAPDVKQLAGLSEQEISKLIYPVGFYKNKAGYLASLPAALEAFGGVVPDEIDLLVKLPGVGRKTANLVRAVVFKKPAICVDTHVHRIMNIWGYVTTRTPLETEMVLRAKLPERHWLTVNSTLVAFGQGTCRPVGPHCDRCVISADCPQIGVTPRRLSKNAKRSTAGKTFISWNVNGIRAVEKKGFVDIVKESSADIFAIQETKAQPEQLSEALLKIDGYHSFWFSAQKKGYSSVAIYTRQEPENVLYGLGDELYDHEGRVLTAEYSDFFLVNAYFPNSQHGLARLDYKLGFNAALQSFAAKLAKKKSVVVCGDFNVAHTEIDLANPKSNEQNPGFTPQERAWMDTFIDSGFADTFRKFDQGPDNYTWWSYRFNARERNIGWRIDYFCVDSKSEKRVVDAVILKEQMGSDHCPVSISFV